A genomic region of Cannabis sativa cultivar Pink pepper isolate KNU-18-1 chromosome 1, ASM2916894v1, whole genome shotgun sequence contains the following coding sequences:
- the LOC115707504 gene encoding peroxidase 27, with protein MASQKVLICFALQLIFVFSVLHHTANAQGLKVGFYKNTCPKAEAIVAQITHDTVKVAPTLAAPLMRMHYHDCFVRGCEGSLLLNSATNQSEKFATPNLSLRGFQIIDKIKTALEKECPQVVSCADIVALVARDSVAALNGPTWEVETGRRDGRVSNITEALRQLVPPFANITALRTAFSTRGLSAKDIAVLSGAHTIGTSHCTAFNNRLYNFTGKGDTDPTLDSEYIDELKKKCKPADRTTLVEMDPGSFKTFDVKYFQVVAKRRGLFSSDSALLDDSETKTYVLSHASSSGTSSFFKDFGVSMVNMGRLGVLTGSAGEIRKVCSAVNY; from the exons ATGGCAAGTCAAAAGGTTTTAATATGTTTCGCTTTACAATTGATTTTCGTATTCTCAGTCCTTCACCACACAGCAAACGCTCAGGGATTGAAAGTTGGGTTCTATAAAAATACATGCCCAAAAGCAGAGGCAATTGTAGCACAAATCACACACGACACTGTGAAAGTTGCACCCACATTGGCTGCCCCTTTGATGAGAATGCATTATCATGATTGTTTTGTTAGG GGTTGTGAAGGTTCATTGTTGTTGAATTCAGCCACCAATCAGTCTGAGAAGTTCGCCACTCCTAATTTGAGCCTTCGAGGTTTCCAAATTATTGATAAAATCAAGACTGCGTTAGAAAAGGAGTGCCCACAAGTGGTTTCGTGTGCTGACATAGTGGCCCTTGTTGCCAGGGATTCAGTTGCGGCC ttgAATGGACCAACCTGGGAAGTTGAAACTGGAAGAAGAGACGGAAGAGTTTCGAATATAACTGAGGCCTTAAGACAACTAGTTCCACCTTTCGCCAATATCACTGCGCTAAGAACTGCCTTTTCAACCAGGGGTTTAAGTGCAAAAGACATAGCAGTGCTCTCAG gTGCACACACCATTGGAACTTCACACTGCACTGCCTTCAACAACCGTCTATACAACTTCACCGGAAAAGGTGATACCGACCCAACATTAGATTCAGAGTACATTGATGAACTTAAAAAGAAGTGCAAGCCTGCTGACCGGACTACATTGGTGGAGATGGACCCAGGAAGTTTCAAGACCTTTGATGTTAAATACTTCCAAGTGGTGGCCAAGAGAAGGGGTCTCTTCTCATCAGACTCTGCACTTCTCGACGACAGTGAGACTAAAACTTATGTTCTGAGCCACGCATCTAGCTCTGGAACATCCTCTTTCTTTAAAGATTTCGGTGTTTCCATGGTCAACATGGGAAGGCTTGGAGTTCTCACTGGATCAGCTGGTGAAATTAGGAAGGTCTGCTCCGCGGTTAATTACTAA
- the LOC133033531 gene encoding peroxidase 27-like produces MASQKVLLCFALQLIFVLSAFHHTANAQAQGLKVGFYANTCPKAETIVTQIIFQTMAVAPSLGAPLMRMHFHDCFVRGCEGSVLLNSATNQSEKFATPNLSLRGFQIIDKIKVALEKECPGVVSCADVLALAARDSVAALNGPTWAVETGRRDGVVSNITEALFGLPAPFSNITTLKNDFTSRGLSVKDLAVLSGGHTIGTSHCTAFNNRLYNFTGNGDTDPSLDSEYIDKLKMKCKPADQTTLVEMDPGSFKTFDVEYFSLVAKRRGLFTSDAALLDDSETKAYVVNHATASGTATFFKDFGVSMVNMGRVGVLTGSAGEIRKVCTKIN; encoded by the exons ATGGCTAGCCAAAAAGTTCTATTATGTTTTGCTCTACAATTGATTTTCGTACTCTCTGCCTTTCACCACACTGCAAACGCTCAAGCACAGGGATTGAAAGTTGGATTCTATGCAAATACATGCCCAAAAGCAGAGACTATTGTAACGCAAATCATATTTCAAACTATGGCAGTAGCACCATCACTTGGTGCCCCTCTAATGAGAATGCATTTTCATGATTGTTTTGTTAGG GGTTGTGAAGGTTCAGTGCTGTTGAATTCCGCCACTAACCAGTCCGAGAAATTTGCCACGCCTAATTTGAGCCTTCGTGGTTTCCAAATTATTGACAAAATTAAGGTTGCATTAGAAAAAGAGTGTCCTGGAGTGGTTTCGTGCGCCGATGTATTGGCCTTAGCAGCCAGGGATTCGGTGGCTGCG TTGAATGGACCAACCTGGGCAGTTGAAACTGGAAGAAGAGACGGTGTAGTTTCGAATATAACTGAGGCCCTCTTTGGCCTTCCTGCACCTTTTTCAAACATTACTACGCTAAAAAATGACTTCACAAGCAGAGGTTTAAGCGTAAAAGACTTAGCAGTGCTCTCAG GTGGACACACCATTGGAACTTCACACTGCACTGCCTTCAACAACCGTCTTTACAACTTCACCGGAAACGGCGATACCGACCCCAGCTTGGATTCTGAGTACATTGACAAACTTAAGATGAAGTGCAAGCCTGCTGATCAGACCACATTAGTGGAGATGGACCCAGGAAGTTTCAAGACCTTTGATGTTGAATACTTCAGCCTCGTGGCCAAGAGAAGAGGTCTCTTCACATCAGATGCTGCGCTTCTTGACGACAGTGAGACTAAGGCTTACGTTGTGAATCACGCCACAGCCTCCGGAACAGCCACTTTCTTCAAGGACTTTGGTGTTTCCATGGTCAACATGGGAAGGGTTGGAGTTCTCACCGGTTCAGCTGGTGAAATCAGGAAGGTCTGCACCAAGATTAACTAA
- the LOC133037775 gene encoding probable UDP-3-O-acylglucosamine N-acyltransferase 2, mitochondrial, giving the protein MLKKPQMLNARIGSNVEIGANSCIDRGSWRDTVVGDHSKIDNLVQIAHNVVIGKCCMLCGQVGIAGSVTVGDYVTMGGRVLVRDHVSIASKVRLAGASCVTKDITEPGDYGGFPAVPIHEWRRQVIMHRLAVKKKNP; this is encoded by the exons ATGTTAAAGAAACCTCAA ATGCTAAATGCTAGGATAGGTAGCAACGTGGAGATTGGTGCTAACTCATGCATTGACAGAGGCAG CTGGAGAGATACGGTTGTAGGAGATCACTCAAAGATAGATAATTTAGTTCAG ATAGCTCACAATGTAGTTATTGGAAAATGCTGCATGCTGTGTGGCCAAGTTGGAATTGCGGGTTCTGTAAC AGTTGGAGACTACGTGACCATGGGGGGAAGAGTCTTAGTTCGAGATCATGTCTCTATTGCTTCAAAG GTCCGTTTGGCAGGTGCAAGCTGTGTTACTAAGGACATTACAGAACCTGGGGACTATGGTGGCTTTCCAGCG GTTCCTATTCATGAATGGCGAAGACAAGTTATTATGCACCGTCTAGCAGTGAAGAAAAAAAACCCATAA
- the LOC133037772 gene encoding NDR1/HIN1-like protein 26 gives MYSTPDRLPIQRNNRENQPQPLKRHHTARYYVHRVHESLSTRVSKMICAIFLSLLLIVGIISFILWLSLRPHRPRFHIHEFSVPGLGQDTGFENARITFNASARNSNHNIGIRYDSMDGSVYYRDQKIGSTPLIMEPFYQEPKSTRLINAAFSGATLTVNSQRWREFMNDRAKGTVVFRLELTSTIRFRVSSWESKRHRMYANCDVDVGPDGLILKISKDRRCPVYFA, from the coding sequence atgtacTCTACTCCGGACCGTTTACCGATCCAAAGGAACAATAGGGAGAACCAACCCCAACCCTTGAAGCGCCACCACACCGCTCGCTACTACGTCCACCGAGTCCATGAGAGCCTCTCTACACGGGTCTCCAAGATGATCTGTGCCATTTTCTTGAGTCTTCTTCTTATAGTTGGTATCATCTCTTTCATACTGTGGCTTAGCCTACGCCCCCACCGCCCAAGATTTCACATTCACGAATTTTCGGTTCCGGGTTTGGGCCAAGATACCGGGTTCGAAAATGCCCGAATAACCTTCAACGCATCTGCCCGTAACTCCAATCACAACATAGGGATACGTTATGATTCTATGGACGGGTCGGTTTACTACCGAGATCAGAAGATCGGGTCGACTCCACTTATAATGGAACCGTTTTACCAAGAGCCTAAGAGCACTAGGCTCATAAACGCTGCGTTTAGTGGGGCCACGTTGACCGTCAACAGCCAGCGATGGAGGGAATTCATGAACGATCGTGCCAAAGGAACGGTTGTGTTTCGTCTAGAATTGACGTCCACGATTAGATTTAGAGTGTCGTCGTGGGAGAGTAAGCGCCATCGGATGTATGCCAACTGTGATGTGGATGTGGGCCCCGATGGCCTTATCTTGAAAATTTCCAAGGATAGGAGATGCCCCGTCTATTTCGCTTGA